A single region of the Lactobacillus isalae genome encodes:
- a CDS encoding metallophosphoesterase, translating to MLTQDKKTIFWVISDTHLIADSLHDHGQAFSQMQKTSQGKDLYYQETALSAFARMAEEKKPAAIIVTGDVTFNGERVSAEKFAELFKPLTKTKLLVVPGNHDIYDGWAREFRGKKQYYAGQISPRMWRNIFKKSYENALSIDRNSLAYSVQLNPDYLLILADSNDYGKEESSTAPATAGFLGKEQRKWIKEQLQYASQNNLRVIFCMHHNLYAHNPAVNKGYVVDDYRELRKLLAQYNVKLVFSGHIHAQNIMPPQNSCPATEIVTASFCSNDQGYGVVKVSPKEISYTCHHFKMDGYLTDKEKQNWTLTHFHDYLENIQLGTISAELMQNELYRNHDDLKTVRQMGRLFGEMNYHFFTGKNHIDLEELQKLKKSAIYQRLIAENPQYELYLQTLYDTSTHDNLHVKIRY from the coding sequence ATGTTAACGCAAGATAAAAAGACAATCTTTTGGGTCATTAGCGATACGCATTTAATTGCCGATAGTCTACATGACCATGGGCAAGCTTTTTCACAAATGCAAAAAACTAGTCAGGGTAAAGATCTTTATTATCAAGAAACAGCACTCAGCGCTTTTGCAAGAATGGCAGAAGAAAAGAAGCCAGCAGCAATTATTGTTACTGGGGATGTAACCTTTAATGGAGAAAGAGTTTCTGCTGAAAAATTCGCTGAGCTTTTTAAACCACTGACTAAGACAAAATTACTAGTTGTTCCTGGAAATCACGATATTTATGATGGTTGGGCTAGAGAGTTTCGTGGTAAGAAACAATATTATGCTGGTCAAATAAGTCCTAGAATGTGGCGTAACATTTTTAAGAAATCATATGAAAATGCACTTAGTATAGATCGCAATTCGTTAGCTTATAGTGTTCAGCTTAATCCTGATTATTTGCTGATCTTGGCCGATTCTAATGATTACGGAAAAGAAGAATCATCTACTGCACCAGCTACAGCAGGTTTTTTAGGTAAGGAACAAAGAAAATGGATTAAAGAACAACTTCAATATGCGAGTCAAAATAACTTACGCGTGATTTTTTGTATGCATCACAATCTTTATGCTCATAATCCAGCGGTAAACAAGGGATATGTAGTTGATGATTATCGAGAACTACGTAAATTATTGGCTCAATATAATGTAAAGCTAGTTTTTTCTGGTCATATTCATGCTCAAAATATTATGCCACCACAAAATTCGTGTCCGGCTACTGAAATTGTCACAGCTAGCTTTTGTTCTAATGATCAAGGTTATGGTGTAGTTAAGGTTTCTCCTAAAGAAATTAGCTACACTTGCCATCATTTTAAAATGGATGGCTATTTAACTGATAAAGAAAAGCAGAACTGGACTTTAACTCATTTTCATGATTATTTAGAAAATATTCAATTGGGAACTATTTCAGCTGAACTCATGCAGAATGAATTGTATCGAAATCACGATGATTTAAAGACCGTTCGACAAATGGGACGTCTTTTTGGCGAGATGAATTATCATTTCTTTACCGGGAAGAATCATATTGACTTAGAGGAACTGCAAAAACTTAAAAAGTCTGCAATTTATCAGCGATTAATTGCAGAAAATCCACAGTATGAACTCTATTTACAGACTCTCTACGATACGTCTACGCATGATAATTTACATGTGAAAATTAGATATTAA
- a CDS encoding DegV family protein — MKIGVLTDSSSYLTKEQCQKFGIDVLPIPIIWDKKEYLDLIDIGFHEFYEKINTSTTLPTTSQPSVGTVKKYVDKYVDEGYTDLIIITLSSGISSFYNNVLSVANEETRIKIHPFDCKITCAGEADAAILAGRLVKAGADIDLIMHDLKDLRNTTDVRFMVDNLNHLKRTGRLSNAASFVGSILKIKPILSMDVQNEGKISAIAKERQYKRAYNHIKKDFDKLTSNMPYPIQLTIFHADDAEREAEWINDYQTSFPKVKVDQSIIGPVVGVHVGQHTMAMIWCRDLDSYFDENGKPLLNVNSQAVKD, encoded by the coding sequence ATGAAGATCGGCGTTTTAACTGACAGTTCATCTTATTTAACTAAAGAACAATGCCAAAAATTTGGTATTGATGTTTTACCAATCCCAATTATTTGGGACAAAAAAGAATATCTTGACTTAATCGACATTGGCTTTCATGAATTCTATGAGAAGATAAATACATCTACTACTCTTCCTACTACGTCTCAACCTTCAGTCGGAACAGTTAAAAAGTATGTTGATAAATATGTTGATGAGGGTTACACAGATTTAATTATTATTACGCTCTCAAGTGGAATCTCTAGTTTTTACAATAATGTATTAAGTGTAGCAAATGAAGAAACACGGATTAAGATTCATCCCTTTGACTGTAAAATCACCTGTGCGGGTGAAGCAGATGCTGCTATTTTAGCTGGGCGACTAGTAAAAGCTGGTGCTGATATTGACTTAATCATGCATGACCTAAAAGACTTAAGAAACACTACAGACGTAAGATTTATGGTAGACAACTTAAATCATTTGAAGAGAACAGGTCGTTTATCTAATGCGGCTAGCTTTGTCGGTTCTATTCTAAAAATCAAGCCCATTCTATCAATGGATGTACAAAACGAAGGTAAAATTTCTGCAATTGCTAAAGAAAGACAATACAAGCGTGCCTACAATCATATTAAAAAGGACTTTGATAAGCTAACGTCGAATATGCCTTATCCAATTCAATTAACAATTTTCCATGCAGATGATGCAGAAAGAGAAGCTGAATGGATTAACGATTATCAAACAAGTTTTCCTAAAGTTAAGGTTGATCAAAGTATTATCGGTCCAGTAGTTGGAGTTCATGTTGGTCAACACACAATGGCAATGATTTGGTGTCGAGACTTAGATTCCTATTTTGATGAAAATGGTAAACCACTTCTAAATGTTAATTCTCAGGCAGTTAAAGATTAA